The following are encoded in a window of Spea bombifrons isolate aSpeBom1 chromosome 2, aSpeBom1.2.pri, whole genome shotgun sequence genomic DNA:
- the LOC128475380 gene encoding sarcolipin: protein MERSTQELFLNFMIVLITVLLMWLLVKSYQE, encoded by the coding sequence ATGGAGCGATCCACACAGGAGCTCTTCCTCAACTTCATGATTGTGTTGATCACTGTGCTGCTCATGTGGCTCCTCGTAAAGTCTTACCAAGAATAA